In a genomic window of Vicia villosa cultivar HV-30 ecotype Madison, WI unplaced genomic scaffold, Vvil1.0 ctg.001555F_1_1, whole genome shotgun sequence:
- the LOC131635827 gene encoding transcription factor bHLH117-like: MDPNSHSIFSGNTPSSAIDPMFSTFSLQSLLTFNHSFFTDNFHAITDDPHQLPNLPQSITDQTPYLNNNKNVLIVPKTEHPLNLPPLQEYLPLQQQPFNFLPQYYPPFETFHRLPQLHSSEHSNKKRLRHPFTEEITPPPPQKQPHFVRGKSPSLIPQSKLARQRRQTLSDKTRCLQKLMPWDKKMDQATLFEEAYKYVKFLQAQISALHSMPSQSTTNTTYSGGDDDGVFAELKKLNRNQALQVVVNSPVAQTKLYSQGYCVFSMEQICLLRKISERRQQQQQLNMSDNASSSKTFFL; this comes from the coding sequence ATGGACCCAAATTCACACTCCATCTTTTCCGGCAACACCCCCTCCTCCGCCATAGACCCAATGTTCTCCACCTTCAGCCTCCAATCTCTTCTCACTTTCAACCATTCCTTCTTCACTGACAACTTCCACGCCATAACCGACGACCCTCATCAACTCCCTAACCTCCCACAATCCATCACCGACCAAACTCCTTaccttaacaacaacaaaaatgtcCTCATAGTCCCAAAAACCGAACACCCTCTTAATCTTCCTCCATTACAAGAATATCTCCCACTTCAACAACAACCCTTCAACTTCCTCCCCCAATACTATCCACCTTTCGAAACTTTCCACCGTCTTCCTCAACTCCATTCCTCTGAACACTCTAACAAAAAACGCCTCCGTCACCCTTTCACGGAGGAAATAACTCCACCACCACCACAGAAACAACCTCACTTTGTCCGTGGGAAATCTCCTTCCTTGATTCCTCAGAGCAAGTTAGCAAGACAGAGAAGACAAACACTAAGCGACAAAACACGCTGCTTGCAGAAACTAATGCCATGGGATAAGAAAATGGACCAAGCTACCCTTTTCGAAGAAGCTTACAAATATGTTAAGTTTTTGCAGGCTCAGATCTCTGCTCTTCATTCAATGCCTTCTCAGTCAACCACCAACACCACCTACAGCGGCGGCGACGATGATGGTGTTTTTGCTGAGTTGAAGAAGCTGAACAGAAACCAGGCTTTGCAGGTTGTGGTGAACTCACCGGTTGCACAAACAAAGCTTTATTCACAAGGCTACTGTGTTTTCTCCATGGAACAAATCTGTCTGCTTAGAAAAATATCAGAGAGAAGACAACAGCAGCAGCAGCTGAATATGTCGGACAATGCTTCTTCTTCCAAGACTTTCTTTCTCTAA
- the LOC131635822 gene encoding protein VASCULATURE COMPLEXITY AND CONNECTIVITY-like: MAREVTIFLCLLIVVMDVTAGILGIEAEIAQNKVKHLRLWIFECRDPSHKAFMLGLGAAILLSLAHVIANMLGGCNCFCSQELQKNSPNRQLSMACLILTWIVLAVGLSMLVIGTATNNKSRGSCGFTHHHFLSIGGILCFVHGLFCVAYYVSATAS; encoded by the exons ATGGCTAGAGAAGTAACCATTTTTCTATGTCTTTTGATTGTTGTCATGGATGTCACAGCTGGAATTCTTGGTATTGAGGCGGAAATTGCTCAAAACAAG GTAAAACACTTGAGATTGTGGATATTTGAGTGTAGAGATCCAAGCCATAAGGCTTTCATGCTTGGGTTAGGTGCAGCAATACTCTTGTCTCTAGCCCATGTTATAGCCAATATGCTAGGTGGCTGCAATTGTTTTTGTTCTCAAGAGCTTCAAAAGAATTCACCCAATAGACAACTCTCAATGGCTTGCCTCATTTTAACATG GATTGTTTTGGCTGTTGGATTGAGCATGCTTGTGATAGGGACAGCAACAAACAACAAATCAAGAGGCTCCTGTGGTTTCACACACCATCATTTCCTATCAATTGGTGGAATTCTGTGTTTTGTTCATGGCTTATTCTGTGTTGCTTATTACGTTTCTGCCACCGCCTCTTAA
- the LOC131635820 gene encoding formin-like protein 3 produces MTKPAYVVVYVFLVCAMTKGGSEGKRWKHDDFHADHVGEKAEQVWRHCRKETIERSYGIKEFELRLLDETRRKRSKYLPPYMKQHFLDCLRNRNYPIPVSEEEGHLLKKHYESLFGLADRRRYLLSELPHNQTPPSPDSVPSSGSSPKLKSHVAEQTTSSPPTPEFPYHDFTLPPNVFVPFLSSPPPPPLPPRSLPPPPSPLANFDQKEIIIAAVASGIIFLIGLFFCIREVRKRKKVDKDVRPLLVLSSSEMSGGSSQQSISFESNDMKEYGINYGMNPSTVTNLSIKQEGNNASLAEITSSDDKGQVPVSPLKHLPGRSDPEASPPPPPLPALAPRPPPPPKTARAPPAPPKPLDGRNLKSPLGPLRTKDDEESDTPKPKLKPFFWDKVVANPDQAMVWHEIRSGSFQFSEEKIESLFGCANQNRNERKKNSPSLEPSVQYIQIIEPKKAQNLSILLRALNVSTKEVIGALKEGNEIPVELIQTLLKMAPTTDEELKLRLFTGDVSRLGPAERFLKALVDIPLAFKRLESLLFMFTLPEEASSIKECFKILEVSCNKLRKSRLFQKLLEAVLKTGNRLNNGTYRGGAQAFRLDTLLKLADVKGTDGKTTLLHFVVHEIIRTEGIRAVRTEKASQSHSSMKTDDFADESNRESEEHYRDLGLRVVSGLITELEDVKKAAVIDGDALTSAVLKLYNTLVKSEELLYTDLKNLEEDSEFQHSLANFVEKAREDVVWLIGEEKKITTGVKSTADYFHGNAGKDEGLRLFVIVRDFLVMLDKVCKEVQASTTKTLAPKGSPSSKKETPSSSPDKRQQSLSDMHRRLFPAIAERRIHDSSSSSSSSSSSDDDDDKMLPT; encoded by the exons ATGACAAAACCTGCTTATGTTGTTGTTTATGTCTTTCTTGTTTGCGCTATGACCAAAGGGGGTTCAGAGGGAAAGAGATGGAAACATGATGATTTTCATGCCGATCATGTTGGAGAAAAG GCAGAGCAGGTGTGGAGACATTGTAGAAAAGAAACGATAGAGAGGAGTTATGGTATCAAAGAATTTGAATTGCGTTTATTAGATGAGACGAGGAGAAAGAGATCGAAATATCTACCTCCCTATATGAAACAACACTTTTTGGATTGCTTAAGAAACAGAAACTATCCTATTCCTGTTTCGGAAGAGGAGGGGCATTTGTTGAAGAAGCATTATGAATCACTCTTTGGTTTAGCAGATCGACGTAGATATTTACTTTCAGAGTTACCGCATAATCAGACACCACCAAGCCCTGATTCTGTTCCATCATCCGGATCATCACCAAAACTGAAAAGTCATGTTGCAGAACAAACTACTTCTTCACCTCCAACTCCTGAGTTTCCGTATCATGATTTTACACTCCCTCCAAACGTGTTTGTGCCATTTTTATCATCACCTCCACCACCACCACTTCCACCTCGTTCTCTTCCTCCTCCTCCTTCTCCTCTTGCCAATTTTGATCAGAAGGAAATTATTATTGCTGCAGTTGCATCAGGAATTATATTCTTAATAGGCTTGTTCTTTTGCATCCGCGAGGTGAGGAAGAGGAAAAAAGTTGACAAAGATGTCAGGCCTTTACTCGTATTAAGCTCAAGTGAGATGTCTGGTG GTAGTTCACAACAGTCTATAAGTTTCGAAAGTAATGATATGAAAGAATATGGTATTAACTACGGAATGAATCCTTCTACTGTTACGAATTTGTCCATTAAGCAAGAAGGCAACAATGCCTCACTGGCTGAGATAACATCATCAGATGACAAAGGACAAGTACCAGTATCTCCATTAAAGCATCTTCCAGGAAGATCAGACCCTGAGGCTTCACCGCCGCCGCCTCCACTACCCGCTCTTGCACCTCGCCCTCCACCTCCTCCAAAAACGGCTCGGGCTCCACCTGCTCCTCCCAAACCATTGGACGGTCGAAACCTTAAATCACCTCTAGGACCACTTCGTACTAAGGATGATGAAGAGTCTGATACTCCAAAACCGAAATTAAAGCCATTTTTCTGGGATAAGGTTGTAGCAAATCCTGATCAAGCCATGGTCTGGCATGAGATCAGATCAGGGTCATTCCA GTTCAGTGAAGAAAAGATAGAGTCTTTATTTGGCTGTGCCAACCAGAacagaaatgaaagaaaaaaaaattcgcCATCTTTAGAACCTTCTGTCCAGTACATTCAGATTATTGAACCCAAGAAAGCACAGAATTTATCAATTCTTTTACGTGCTTTGAATGTGAGCACAAAAGAAGTTATTGGCGCCCTTAAAGAAG GTAATGAGATTCCTGTTGAGCTCATCCAAACATTATTGAAGATGGCTCCAACAACAGATGAGGAATTGAAGCTAAGGTTATTCACGGGTGATGTTTCTCGACTTGGCCCTGCAGAGAGGTTTCTCAAGGCCTTGGTTGATATTCCACTGGCTTTCAAACGTCTTGAGTCACTACTGTTCATGTTTACACTTCCGGAAGAGGCTTCAAGCATTAAGGAATGCTTTAAAATATTAGAG GTTTCTTGCAACAAACTAAGGAAAAGCAGGCTCTTCCAAAAGCTATTAGAAGCAGTTCTAAAGACTGGAAACCGATTGAACAATGGAACTTATCGTGGTGGTGCTCAAGCATTTAGGCTTGACACACTTTTGAAACTTGCAGATGTAAAAGGAACAGACGGTAAGACCACACTGTTACACTTTGTGGTTCATGAGATTATTCGTACAGAGGGCATAAGAGCTGTAAGAACAGAAAAAGCAAGCCAAAGCCATTCTAGTATGAAAACCGATGATTTCGCCGATGAATCAAATAGGGAATCAGAAGAGCACTATCGCGACCTTGGCCTTCGAGTTGTTTCAGGTCTAATCACTGAACTAGAAGATGTGAAAAAGGCCGCAGTGATAGATGGTGATGCTCTAACATCTGCAGTGTTGAAACTTTATAATACATTGGTAAAATCTGAAGAACTATTGTATACGGATCTGAAGAATCTAGAAGAAGATAGCGAGTTTCAACATTCCCTTGCAAATTTTGTGGAGAAGGCAAGAGAGGACGTGGTATGGTTGATAGGGGAAGAGAAGAAGATAACGACCGGGGTTAAGAGTACTGCAGATTATTTTCATGGGAATGCAGGAAAAGATGAAGGGTTGCGCTTGTTTGTGATTGTACGTGATTTCTTGGTAATGTTGGACAAGGTGTGCAAAGAGGTACAAGCATCGACAACGAAGACATTAGCTCCCAAAGGTTCTCCTTCTAGCAAGAAAGAGACTCCTTCATCCTCTCCAGATAAACGTCAACAATCACTCTCTGATATGCATAGGAGACTATTTCCAGCCATAGCAGAGAGGAGAATACATGACTCTagttcctcatcatcatcatcatcctcctccgatgatgatgatgataagatGTTACCAACGTAG